In one Bactrocera tryoni isolate S06 chromosome 5, CSIRO_BtryS06_freeze2, whole genome shotgun sequence genomic region, the following are encoded:
- the LOC120778345 gene encoding pupal cuticle protein Edg-78E-like: MLRHLICVALCLLTFVCADNIDKNAEIRSFQSDASDAEGNYQFSYETSNGIQRQEAGSLAGVRGSLNYVSPEGERISLSYTADEEGFHPTGDHLPTPPPVPAYVLRALEYIRAHPPQLKEEQ, from the exons ATGCTTAGACAT CTCATCTGTGTTGCGCTGTGCTTGTTGACCTTCGTCTGTGCCGACAACATTGACAAAAATGCCGAAATACGCAGCTTTCAAAGTGACGCTTCCGATGCCGAGGGCAACTACCAGTTCTCCTATGAGACCAGCAATGGCATTCAACGTCAGGAGGCCGGCAGTTTGGCCGGTGTGCGCGGCTCACTGAATTACGTATCGCCCGAAGGTGAGCGCATCTCCTTGAGCTACACCGCCGACGAGGAAGGTTTTCATCCGACCGGTGATCACCTGCCGACGCCACCGCCGGTGCCAGCGTATGTCTTGCGTGCCCTCGAATATATACGCGCACATCCACCACAACTGAAGGAGGAGCAATAA